The sequence TGAAATCGGATTCAAATCTTCTTTCCTCATTGACATTCTGAACAACCTTTCAGCTACCGAGGTAACAATCGAATTATCAGAACCTTCCCGCGCAGGCCTGTTCCTTCCTTTCGATCAGGGAGAAAACGAAAACGTATTGATGCTTTTGATGCCAATGTTGCTCAACAGCTAATCGTGAAGCATAAATAACAAACTGTTAATTACAGAATTTTCTTCCATTTGTATGCGGAAACTTATCTTTACAACAATTGCATTGTGCTTTTTGATTGCTCCGGCTGTAGCTGCACAAACTCCGGTCATAAAACAAATTTCCGAAAGCGAGTTCCGAAAGCTTGTATGGGATTACACCAAAAGCCCTGCAGTAAAGTTGCAGTCACGTTTACCTGTCATTATTGACTTCTTTGCCACCTGGTGCAGACCCTGCAAAGAACTATCGCCT comes from Paludibacter jiangxiensis and encodes:
- a CDS encoding thioredoxin family protein, which codes for MRKLIFTTIALCFLIAPAVAAQTPVIKQISESEFRKLVWDYTKSPAVKLQSRLPVIIDFFATWCRPCKELSPSIDRLQKEYAGKLIIYRVDVDKDRALAEKMNIQAMPTLLFINTKNQKSETVGLISYDELKKAAIQKLQIKK